The Candidatus Acidiferrales bacterium sequence AGGTCGTCGGTCACTTCCACCGCCTCGGGAACCGCAAAGCCGGGAAGAAAGACATCGTTCACGCGCGTCTGGCGCAGCCGCTCGCAAATATCTTTTTCACGGACCCAGAGACGGATGTGGTGCGGCCCCGTCCTGGCGGAGCTCCGCATCAGGACGATGGACAGCGCCGTGCCCCAGCTTCCCCCGCCGATGATGGCGATCCTCTTCACGATTTTGGTCCCCGGGAAAGGTTCAGGCGTGGTTCGGTGCCGGCGACCAGCCGCTCGATGTTGCTCCAGTGCTTGAGCACGATGAGCGTCGCGGCGGCAATCATGCCGAGAGCGGCCTCAAGCGGCGGACGATAGATGAGGTAAGCGCAGAGAGGGAAAGCAGCCGTGCCGAAGATGGAACCGAGCGAGACATAGCGCCAGATGACAACGGCGATCGCCCAGAGCACCAGGACAGCCAGCACCGCTTTGGGCGCAATGGCAAGATAGACGCCTACACCGGTAGCCACCCCTTTGCCGCCGCGGAATTTTAGAAACACCGGAAAGACATGGCCAACAATGGCGGCAAAAGAGGCAAGGACGACCGTCCGCGGTTGGTCGGGGGAGAGTTGCCGGACCATCCAGACTGCCGCAAAGCCCTTGGCAACGTCGAGCAGGAGAGTGGCAAGGCCGGCGCCTCGGCCAACCGAGCGCATCACATTGGTGGCGCCGATGGAGCCGCTGCCGCTCGAGCGAATGTCGCCGCCGTGAGCCCGTTTGGCAATCAGGTAGCCGAAGGGAACGGCGCCAAGCAAGTAGGCGATGCCAACGGCCAGGATGTCCATTCCGCTCATGGTTTCTTGAGCCGCCTATCCGTTTCCGAGAATTTCCGGGGCGAAGAGGTATCGCTCAAGCTTGGTATATTCGGCGCCCTTGGGGCTCAGATAGCTTTGAAACAGATAGAATTCACGCGCGCCGAAGCTTCCCAGGTCTATGGCGCCAGCGCTCGTGATCGCTTCCTTGAGCGCGAAAGGATTTTCCGGCTCGCGAAAACGGCCGAGCGTCAGGTGCGGATGAAAGGCGCGCTCTTCTCGCCTGACGCCAAGGGCATCGAGCTTGCTTTCGATGGCCTCGGCCAGCTCGCCCAACGCCGGGTTGGCCTCCACGCCGATCCAAA is a genomic window containing:
- the plsY gene encoding glycerol-3-phosphate 1-O-acyltransferase PlsY, coding for MSGMDILAVGIAYLLGAVPFGYLIAKRAHGGDIRSSGSGSIGATNVMRSVGRGAGLATLLLDVAKGFAAVWMVRQLSPDQPRTVVLASFAAIVGHVFPVFLKFRGGKGVATGVGVYLAIAPKAVLAVLVLWAIAVVIWRYVSLGSIFGTAAFPLCAYLIYRPPLEAALGMIAAATLIVLKHWSNIERLVAGTEPRLNLSRGPKS
- the thpR gene encoding RNA 2',3'-cyclic phosphodiesterase, which gives rise to MAIDLPEAIRAGIARLMTQLKPASPGLRWGHPGGIHLTLKFIGEVAGQQAAGIRRALGEVKGMQPAEIRVAGAGFFPNDKHARVFWIGVEANPALGELAEAIESKLDALGVRREERAFHPHLTLGRFREPENPFALKEAITSAGAIDLGSFGAREFYLFQSYLSPKGAEYTKLERYLFAPEILGNG